CATGGAAATGGGGGGTAAGGGAGGTGAAATAATTTTAAAAGATGGTGCTAATTTTATAGATGAAAGACATGATGAGGATGGAGCTAATGATAGAGCTATGGGAGAAAATGAAGCATCTCAGGTAGGTAAAAATTGGTGTGCATGAGTTTATCTCTCTTGGATGCCAATTGATCTACAATTTACTAAATAAGGTCCTTATGTTTCATACAACTTAGATTGAACCTTTTTGAACTTCTCAGAGTATCACAGCTGACACTGTCGATGAAGGGAAAATCGATCAGACTAAAGAACTGGTTATTCATGATGAAGATGATAGTGTGGGAAAAATGGACAAGGCTGAACTTGATGTTCAGGGAGTGATCGGAGGAGATGATGGAATCCCTCGGGTGGGGATGGTGTTCAACTCTTATGGAGAAGCTGTTACATTCTATAAACGATATGCAATGCGTGTTGGATTTGGTGTTACTATAAAAAAGTCATCATTTACAACATATGGACTTTGTCGAAGGCTTGTACTTGTGTGCAGTAAGGAGGGAAAGGCACAGACAAAAGCATGCTACCATCAATCGAGGCCATCAATGAAGACAAACTGTGAAGCTGCATTTATCGCTAAGTTATGGGGTGACGGGTTGTTGCATGTAGTGGAAGCTAAACTTGAACACAATCATGAACTTAATCCATCAGAAGCCCACCTCTACAGATGCTATAAGAATATGTCCAGTGGTGCTACCAAAGATCTTGCTGTGCGAGCTGCTGGACGTGAGCACTTACCATATGTTGGTATGGAATTCTTAAATTCTATTGAAGAGGGACAGTTGAAGCTCTCTGAAGGTGACAAGGAAGCTCTACATGAATTTTTTTCACGGATGCAGACCAAGAACCCAAGCTTCTTTTACTTGCTGGATTTAGATATGGAAGGCAATCTAAGGAATGTGTTCTGGGCTGATTCTAGGTCGAGATCAGCATATCAGTATTATGGTGATGTTGTTTACTTTGATTCAACTTATTTAAGAAATAAGTACAACATTCCCCTTGTCTTATTTGTTGGATCAAACAGTCACGGTCAGTTGGTGTTGTTAGGTTGTGGTTTGCTTGCAGATGAAACTCCTGGAAACTACTTGTGGTTATTTAAGGCATGGTTGACATGTATGTTAGAGCGCGCTCCAAATGTAATAATCACTGATCAGTCCAAGGAAATTCAAGATGTTGTTGCTAAAGTTTTACCAGAAGCGCGTCATCGGATGTGCTTGTCAGATATAACTGGAAGTATTCCAGAGAAATTGAGGGATCATACAGAGTGGAAGACAATTCATAAAGCCATGAATGAAGTAATATATGGTTCTTTAAAAGTTGATGAATTTGAAGAAGGCTGGAGGAATCTGACTAAAACATATGGGCTTGAAGGTAACGAATGGCTAAATTTGTTATATGAAAATCGGAAACTTTGGGCCCCTGTTTATCTGAAGGACATGTTTTGGGCAGGGTTGTCCACTGCACTACAGGAAGACAGTGTAAGACCCTTTTTTGAAGAGCTCATATATCCAGAAACTTCTTTACAGAACTTTTTAGAAAATTACGAAATGGTTTTACGAACTAAGTATGAGTTAGAGGCTAAAGCAGATTTTGACTCATTCCACAATAGCCGGCTTACCGGATCCGAATCTCATATGGAGCAGCAGCTTTCCAAGATTTATACGCTTAACATGTTTGAAAAGTTTCAGCATGAGCTAAAGGCAACTATCTATTGTCAGGTTTCACTACTAAAGGTAGATGGATCAATCTCTACATTTGAGGTGAGGGAGTGCACTTATACAGGAGGTGATGAAAGAAACCATGACAAGTATTATGAGGTATTGTATCATGTCGGTGAATTTGAGGTTCAATGTATTTGTGGTTTCTTCCAATTTACAGGAATATTATGCAGACATGCATTATCAGTTTTCAGTTTGCAACAAGTCTATGAAGTTCCATCGCAGTACATCCTCAATCGTTGGAGAAAGGATTTCAAACTGTTGTATGCTTTGGAATGTTCCTCGAAAGATATTTATGGCAATAAACATATTGAGCAATATGATTCTCTCTCCAAGCATTGCCTTCGACTTGTTGAAGTTGGCATGGTGTCTGATGAGAAGTACCAGCTTGCGTTGAAGTTAGTTAGAGAAGTAGAAAGATCTCTGTTAGATGAGAACATATTTCAAGATTTGCATAGTAGGCTTGTGTCATCTGTAACTAGGTTGACTGGAAGTGATGAGAATCATGCAGCATCGCAGGTGGGTATTGTAGATGGTGATAAGACCCCCAGTTCTGTTCCAGCTAAGCGAAGGGGCCGCCctcccaaaaaaagaaaagagcctGAAATAGAACCACTAAACGGGTCAAATGGCAAAACGGTACTCAACTACTGTAGTGTTTTCTTGTATTTTGTTTATTGTCTATTTTTTAATCCAATTTTTACTCGTAATAGGACTCCTTAAGGGCATCAGCTGATGGGAATCAGAGCAATATGTTTCAATCTTCATCGACTGCTTCACATTTTGGCACTCATGATAGGACGCATGGAGTGATTGATATAATGGTGGTTAATGGTTTTGACAAATTATGCATAAGATTACCCTTACGATTTTGTTTTAGTTTTCCTTTCTGTTAATTTGCTGTTTATCGGATGTCCATTCTCATTTTATCATGGTAATTTTTATTCAGGAAGAAGTTAACCAAAATGACTTAGCGTTTAGCAGCCATTATGGACTACAAAGTAACCACCAGCATCATCTTGGCAACCCGATGCAGTCTGGCACTACATTGCAGGTCCATAATGTGGCTGTTTGAATTTGTACATGCATTACTTACTTTGGTTCGCCATATGAAAATttgttatttttttctcttttaacatTTAGCATGATTACCTGTGTTAATTGTTGTGCTCACAAGGTGATTTGCATTCCGATGACCTTTAAACAACAATGTTCATGTATACAGAGCCATTTTGGACAGCAAGCTCTTGGAAGTCAATCAAGAATGCAATGGATTTGTCAACAAATGCTACAGGTTTTTtctaaaatgaaaattttattattatgtatGTGTGCTGAGTGTCGTCTTGATTTCTGATATCATTGATCACAACACGGATGATGCTTTATTTATAAATTAACACAGGAAGATCAGACACCATTTGGCCGGAGGACAGGGTAGGAACACTACCACTTATCTCGATTTAACCTCAGGTATGTTGATGGTCCACACTGTCATTCCTATTCAATTTGGCCGGCACACGAAGTAGCGCATTTACTTGTTCCTTTTTATTTAGTGTGTTCAAGCAACTTTCCTTGATCTTGTGGCAGTATATATGCTAGGAGCTTGTGTCAGGTTATCTATATTGGTATGGTAAGCaaaatattatagtattttttttttgtttggtcaAAATTCATTGGGTTGATTACCTTAATGGAGTAATATTTGCATGTCATTCTAGGTTTGGTTTCTTGCACTGGGAGAATTCAAGTGCCAATGGGGCATGTTGGTGGTCATACATGGCAATGAAGCCTATGAGTAACTGGGAATGGTCAGGATTTTGACATTGGTTTCGACTAGATTTTGTGCCAGCCAAGCTCCCTATGCTATAGAAGATGACGGGGTTGTGGTCCAAAAATCAGATTGTCTATGACCTAACTGTGGATTTTTTATATCCAATTGTAATGAAAAATGAGAAGTGGGTTGTTGGAATTCCTGGAAGCATGCTGTTTGGAGCTTTTGCCCTAATTGTTGGTATCATACAATTCAATCAGATAAGATTTTGTACTCTTAATGGATTTCTTATTGATTGATTTGCATGTACAGTACTCATACACATCTTTCATTCTTCTTTATGTCTTCCATATGCATCCTATGATACTACTGAATGATGCCTATATACCTACATCAGGCAGGAGGTAATCCAAATGTTTTGTGATGGTTCATTCACTGTTCTCACATTGAATGGGTTCAACTAAAATTTGTTTGTACTTGCTATTTGAGTGATTTGATTTGGATCAACatatgtactctctctctctctctctctctctctcgactatGAAACCTCTGCATTTTATCTTATTTTTGGTTAACAGGAACATTTAATTATTTGCTGAAACGAGTGCAAAAATAACCCGCTACATTATATTGTAGTAGAGAAGAAAAGGGATCACAAATGAGCTACTCCGTTGCGCATCACCAAAGTATCTGACTATGTAATATcttattagtcccacatcgaaagtgtacAATATGTATCATTAGCTTAtaggggcctgatgagtgtattatattaattttcgcttaagcattttgatctgaCTCGCTGCGGATACATCTGATGACCATTGGCACACATGCATTGCACCGCACCTCCCCACAGACCTTGTCCCTTGCGCTTGGCACCGCAGCAGTAAAACCTCACAAACATCTGGTGGGCAATTTTGCAACATCCTTGAGAACTGTACAGTGTCGCACATGGCGGCCTCCCCAAGAAATCAGATTCCTCTGGTGTATCCTCATGCTCCCATCTCGGTGACTAGCACTGCCTTCTCCTTGTCGAATGCTTCAAACTTTTCACAGAAGCTTTACAGCAATGGTCTTCTGGTGTAAGAAAGCTTTACTGTCACCCATCAACCATGCTGGCCACCTCCTCTGTTTCTTTCTGAGCTCTGCAAGTCTGATGACAGCACGCAGTGACGCTCCATGTTTCTGCACCGATCTGTCTCCCATGATCAGAGGCTGCTGCAGCTGCTTCCTATCAGCATGTGACACATTATTATTCGTCACAGCAATCACAGGGCATAAGAAAAGAAGCTGCAAGTGCCACATGCTCCATAAATAATTGCTTCCGCCTCTTATTTATTGTGCGAGTCTGACTCTTCATATTTATTGGCTTTATCTGAAACGAGGGCGAATGAGTCATTTTACCTCTATCAAGACCTTTCGTTGAGTCGGGATCGCCTGTCACCCCTCAGACACCTATCTATCTGTTTAAACGCGCGTTAAGATACAAGTGGCAGAAGCTTGGGGTCAGCAGTGGTTCCCGGTCGGTACGAAGTCTCGCTGGGTTCCTGAACCAGTGTTCCCGGTCGGCCCCCACCCGGGGGTCGGGATCGCCTGTCTGCAATCGGGCAACCTCATGGCTCTTTGGTGGCGTGGAGTAAAGGTCATTGCTGAAAAAAATGTGGGCTCGTTTCTCTAAAGCTATAATTGACCACCACGTTGCTGATAACTACAACAGCTGACTGGCAATCGACAGGTGATCCCTGACCCGGTGGCGACGAAGCCTAACGTCATCTTGGCGTGGCATGCACACATGTCACTTCACTACGCACCAGAAATCTTATGCGGAACGAGACGCCACGCTTTCGCCTTCCGCGATGTCCTACGTGCCGGTGAATGGCCGCAACCCCGACTCCGCCGCGTAACGGACGCTGGCGGTACGTCATATTCCCTTTGTCGCTCGGAAGATTTTAATCCTCAAATGACCAAATTGCCCTCTCTCCCACTCACCGACCCTCCTTTTGTCTTCTTCCTCCCTATTTAACGCCCAGCATCTGGCGCCCGTGCAGGCGACTACAACCATCACCGaaacccctcctctctctctctctctctctcaatggcCTGTAGGAGGAGCGAGGTGAATGGCTGTGATGGGGTTACCGAAGAGGTTACTCGGAGGGATTTCCCTAAAGATTTCGTTTTCGGAGCCGCGACCTCCGCTTACCAGGTAAATTACATTGATCAAAGGAAAATCCAGGATCCAGGGGTAGAACGGGCATTCTCGCCTAATTATTCTCCACGTTATCCCGGTTTTTCTGAGCTCCTTTTGGTTCGTACCTATCGAGGGTTCACATCCAACCGAAAAGGTTTTTGATTCTTCATTTCTTTTCTGATTGATCGGAATGGGTCGATGATTGgttattctttttgcttttgGCGTGCCGCTCAAGTTTCTGTTTTCCTCTGTTTGGTTTTGTTTGTTCTCGTGGCATCTAGCATTCTAATTTTCGACGGTATTTTTCTTGATGAAGCTTTCTTTCGGATGAGCATTTGATGGAAAGTTAGTTAAAGATTGGTTTTTTAAGTTATAAACTAGCATAATGTAGTCTATTTCCGAAAGTAAAAGCGCACTTACTGTCACAGCCAAGCCCTACACGCATTGCATTTATGTTCTCTCACGTGATATGTTTCAGTGTATTTTATGACGTGTATTCTTGAACATTTTGGTTTCATTATTGCGTGAAATACTTAGGTAATGTGTGTAAATGTTTTCATGCTCATTTGTTTATCCCTTTAGAAGCCCATCTGCCATTAGATTGTTAGTTGGCCTGGACGAAACCTGTTTCATCTGTCACGATGTGAGGAATGAAAGCAAAACGACATCTTAGTGCCCGGAAATGTTGAGGAAGACGTTATATTAGGTGGTTGATAGCTGTATGAGAGTGTTTTTACCAGTCTTTCATTTGTTCAGCGTTTGTTTTTGGTTGTAGCAAAGATTGACAAAAAATGGTTCTCTCTTAGAGAACTTATTTTCTTTGGTTTTAATTGCTGGGaaacaaaaaaaatggaaaaTATTTTACAGATTTATGTGGAAAAATTAGCTGTTGTTCTCTGGATTTGttttggaaaagaaaagaaggcaTGAGAAAAAAAACTTCCCCAAATGAGTCCTCATTATTTGCTAACTTTCCAGAAAAAAAGATTAAATCTAGCTTTCCAGCATTCTGAAAACGAGAAGGAACTTTATTCTAGAATACAAGCAAATTGTATTTTGTTCccatgaaattaatttttttcacaGGACGTCCTtctccatcattttttttttcttgcaaccAAATGGACCCCGAAGGAATAAGAATGAGGCAAGATCAAGAAACAGGACATAGTTACCGTATAATATATGGAAGGAGGTTTTGGGATGATATATGTGAGTTAGGATCTACgacaaagaaaagaggaggatTTTTTTGATTGGGATGGGAAAACTTGTAGGATATATTTGTGAAATATCCTGTGTGGTTATAACACTTCTTATGTTTTAGAGTTTTAGATTTATTTGAATTtctaagtttttatttttatgttatttttctgACTGATCTTAATTCACTGTTTTAATGGAGATAGTCCTACCTGTCTTTTTCTTAAATTGTAGGGTTGTACTCGATCCAAATGCTGTAAACCTTACATTCTATTGCATTCTATCATTTGATTTTGAACATGAGTCATGAAAGGCTTGATAATTTTGAGCACATCCTGGATCATCTCTCTCTTTatctatttatgtatatatgtataaataataaatacATGCATAAATATAAACGTGTATGtgcacatgtatgtatatatccaTGCTGAATGAATAATATTTAAAGCTAAAAGTTCTGAGCATTGACTGGGACAACATTGGACGAAAAATGATATTCTCACAAGAACAGATTTTAATGTCATCATATACCTGATAGTTTGAAGGTTTCTTTTTCTGTAGAACGTACTTTTGTGATACACTTTTTGTCCAATTGACTTAAGGTTTTCAAGTTGAAATGGTTCCCGACAATGAAACTTAAAAAAATGGCTTCAATGTTAGAATATGCCTTTTCTAACATCTCACGACTTCTCCTATATGCTTTACTAACAAAGACCATGATTATTCCTATCAGATTATCATTTTCTGCTACCAACATCCCCATGTCCTTAGTTTGATATAATGAAAGTAAGTCTCAAAGGTAACTTTTGATCCACCATGACTTTAAGTTGAGATGAAGGACTTAAGAGGAGGAACCACTGAGGACAGGGTAGAGAGGATGCAATATCTGATTGTTGCAAATAAGCAGTTTGGCAGATCAGGTTGGAAATATAGGTGCAGAGTCTATGAGAAACCTCTTCTTGTATAGCACACTGATAAATTGAAGTGGTTCTCTCCAGGAAATTTTTATGTCTTGTTGTCTGATTGATATCTTTTGGTATTAATAATGTCCTGCAAGCCACTGCGAACCACCTAGGCTGCAATTAGGTTCTGGTGAGCTTCTACTCCCATCCATGTCCTTAGTTTGATATAATGAAAGTAAGTCTCAAAGGTAACTTTTGATCCACCATGACTTTAAGTTGAGATGAAGGACTTAAGAGGAGGAACCACTGAGGACAGGGTAGAGAGGATGCAATATCTGATTGTTGCAAATAAGCAGTTTGGCAGATCAGGTTGGAAATATAGGTGCAGAGTCTATGAGAAACCTCTTCTTGTATAGCACACTGATAAATTGAAGTGGTTCTCTCCAGGAAATTTTTATGTCTTGTTGTCTGATTGATATCTTTTGGTATTAATAATGTCCTGTAAGCCACTGCGAACCACCTAGGCTGCAATTAGGTTCTGGTGAGCTTCTACTCCCATCACGTAGGGCCTAATGCCCTAAGctactaatgtatgtggaccaaCTGCCAAGAATTAAAAATTGTGTACCATAAATTTCACTTGTAACATCTTCCTTGAAGGttgcaaatcattttcataaccaCTTGTTATTTATGGTATCAGGTTTTTAAATACTTTTATATTACAAATATGTTTAGGGATCTACATTCTGTCAGTTAGAAATAATCAACGATTATAGCATGTCTTTAGTGTGAAATTCCCAGTGTTATTCTAGTTCCCAGCATTTGCATTTCATCTATAAAAATGTTCATGTCTTTTACATCTTATCAGTTACAAAAAAAAGTCCCTTTTTGTCTTTTTCCATAAATTAATTTGTGATTTTTGCATCCGGAGATTATACTGTTAATCTTTTAGTCGAGTTAGATTCCCATTTTAATTTGTTGTATGTACTATTTTAATTTTATCAGCAGTCTTTTTTCTCAATAATGAATtggtaaattttataaaatccTGATGGAGAAAAAACTTTCATTTCTATAGGTTGAAGGCGCAAGAAGAGAGGGTGGAAAAGGTGATAGCATTTGGGATGTTTTCTCAGAGCAAAAAGGTTTGGGCTTTTCATGCATATCATCATCGCTTCTTTCACCTTTTTTTGTTTATCTGCATTTAATGTTTATATCATCAGATTATATAAAGGACAGAAGTAATGGAGATATTGCAGTGGATCAATATCATCGCTACAAGGTTAAATGTTTTCTCATCTTGACTACTTATGGAAGCTTATTATTTGATTTCCTGTGATGCTTTAGGATTGCATAACTGTTATGTTGAACCAACTTGTCTAGGATTGATTCACATATCACTTATTCTTGATGTAATTTTCATGTTGAACCTTGTATTGGATGGTTATCGTACTTCAATATCTGAATTCAAATATGCGGGAGGTTTTTTGTTTTCTTCGAGCTTGTGAGGATGAGTCCTTCTATGTCTTGGCCACTCAGTCCAATGACTACTTTTGTGTCTTAACCACACAGTGCAATGAATCCTGTGTCTTGGCTACTCTGTCTAATGAATCCTTCTGTCTTGCACACTTATTCGTTTGTAGTCTTTTCTTTCTAATTAAATTTCAGCCCTTAGTACGATTTTTTTCCTACTGCTATTCTATCATGTAAATCTTGTTTTCCTTTAGTTTAATGCATAATGTACCTGTTAATTACCTCTATTAATCTTCTCAGTTAAAGCATCTGTAAATTTGAAATCATCCTTTTCTTAGCAGGATTAACACTGTTTTTCATGGG
This Musa acuminata AAA Group cultivar baxijiao chromosome BXJ1-2, Cavendish_Baxijiao_AAA, whole genome shotgun sequence DNA region includes the following protein-coding sequences:
- the LOC103972811 gene encoding protein FAR1-RELATED SEQUENCE 6 isoform X2, with the translated sequence MEMGGKGGEIILKDGANFIDERHDEDGANDRAMGENEASQSITADTVDEGKIDQTKELVIHDEDDSVGKMDKAELDVQGVIGGDDGIPRVGMVFNSYGEAVTFYKRYAMRVGFGVTIKKSSFTTYGLCRRLVLVCSKEGKAQTKACYHQSRPSMKTNCEAAFIAKLWGDGLLHVVEAKLEHNHELNPSEAHLYRCYKNMSSGATKDLAVRAAGREHLPYVGMEFLNSIEEGQLKLSEGDKEALHEFFSRMQTKNPSFFYLLDLDMEGNLRNVFWADSRSRSAYQYYGDVVYFDSTYLRNKYNIPLVLFVGSNSHGQLVLLGCGLLADETPGNYLWLFKAWLTCMLERAPNVIITDQSKEIQDVVAKVLPEARHRMCLSDITGSIPEKLRDHTEWKTIHKAMNEVIYGSLKVDEFEEGWRNLTKTYGLEGLSTALQEDSVRPFFEELIYPETSLQNFLENYEMVLRTKYELEAKADFDSFHNSRLTGSESHMEQQLSKIYTLNMFEKFQHELKATIYCQVSLLKVDGSISTFEVRECTYTGGDERNHDKYYEVLYHVGEFEVQCICGFFQFTGILCRHALSVFSLQQVYEVPSQYILNRWRKDFKLLYALECSSKDIYGNKHIEQYDSLSKHCLRLVEVGMVSDEKYQLALKLVREVERSLLDENIFQDLHSRLVSSVTRLTGSDENHAASQVGIVDGDKTPSSVPAKRRGRPPKKRKEPEIEPLNGSNGKTDSLRASADGNQSNMFQSSSTASHFGTHDRTHGVIDIMEEVNQNDLAFSSHYGLQSNHQHHLGNPMQSGTTLQSHFGQQALGSQSRMQWICQQMLQEDQTPFGRRTG
- the LOC103972811 gene encoding protein FAR1-RELATED SEQUENCE 6 isoform X1 produces the protein MEMGGKGGEIILKDGANFIDERHDEDGANDRAMGENEASQSITADTVDEGKIDQTKELVIHDEDDSVGKMDKAELDVQGVIGGDDGIPRVGMVFNSYGEAVTFYKRYAMRVGFGVTIKKSSFTTYGLCRRLVLVCSKEGKAQTKACYHQSRPSMKTNCEAAFIAKLWGDGLLHVVEAKLEHNHELNPSEAHLYRCYKNMSSGATKDLAVRAAGREHLPYVGMEFLNSIEEGQLKLSEGDKEALHEFFSRMQTKNPSFFYLLDLDMEGNLRNVFWADSRSRSAYQYYGDVVYFDSTYLRNKYNIPLVLFVGSNSHGQLVLLGCGLLADETPGNYLWLFKAWLTCMLERAPNVIITDQSKEIQDVVAKVLPEARHRMCLSDITGSIPEKLRDHTEWKTIHKAMNEVIYGSLKVDEFEEGWRNLTKTYGLEGNEWLNLLYENRKLWAPVYLKDMFWAGLSTALQEDSVRPFFEELIYPETSLQNFLENYEMVLRTKYELEAKADFDSFHNSRLTGSESHMEQQLSKIYTLNMFEKFQHELKATIYCQVSLLKVDGSISTFEVRECTYTGGDERNHDKYYEVLYHVGEFEVQCICGFFQFTGILCRHALSVFSLQQVYEVPSQYILNRWRKDFKLLYALECSSKDIYGNKHIEQYDSLSKHCLRLVEVGMVSDEKYQLALKLVREVERSLLDENIFQDLHSRLVSSVTRLTGSDENHAASQVGIVDGDKTPSSVPAKRRGRPPKKRKEPEIEPLNGSNGKTDSLRASADGNQSNMFQSSSTASHFGTHDRTHGVIDIMEEVNQNDLAFSSHYGLQSNHQHHLGNPMQSGTTLQSHFGQQALGSQSRMQWICQQMLQEDQTPFGRRTG